Proteins encoded by one window of Peptostreptococcaceae bacterium:
- a CDS encoding sulfurtransferase TusA family protein, with translation MKKIDCLGDMCPIPILRSQKAYDESSPGESFMLVSDHSCVVESVQDHFKNKSVSLSVDEVMNGIWEITFTRI, from the coding sequence AAAATTGACTGCTTGGGAGACATGTGCCCAATACCAATTCTCAGGTCACAAAAGGCATACGACGAATCCTCTCCCGGAGAATCATTCATGCTCGTAAGCGACCACAGCTGCGTGGTTGAATCCGTGCAGGACCATTTCAAAAATAAATCAGTATCATTGTCCGTTGACGAGGTTATGAACGGCATATGGGAGATTACTTTTACGCGAATTTAA
- a CDS encoding LysR family transcriptional regulator: MHIESLKYFYEVVRIKSISKAASNAHISQSALSQQIQKLEDSMGHKLLIRSNKGVELTPMGNIVLKYAENIFRTYEKMQEEMKNAEKSDQLIKIEACWSISDYALPCALYVIKKKFPYHNYEMVSNSSFNIEEEVMNDLCDFGFMCTEPLLEELEVMKVGNDELVLVALNSDQFPDSVSIKDVVKLPFIMLTEKFNIRRKILDEFKKAGFGFNDLNTVFSLDSMESVKASVQKGYGVSVVPYMAVKKELYTKKLKVIDIVDRDLKYDIFFIHKKGTDSNTVEKEFMERFKELGKKSFC; encoded by the coding sequence ATGCATATAGAGAGTTTGAAGTATTTTTATGAAGTGGTTAGAATAAAGAGCATTTCGAAAGCGGCAAGCAATGCACATATTTCCCAGTCTGCATTGAGCCAACAAATTCAGAAGTTGGAAGATAGTATGGGACACAAGCTTTTGATAAGAAGCAACAAGGGTGTTGAACTTACACCAATGGGGAATATTGTTTTAAAATATGCCGAAAACATATTCAGGACATATGAAAAGATGCAGGAGGAAATGAAAAACGCCGAAAAATCCGATCAGCTGATCAAGATAGAGGCGTGCTGGTCCATTTCCGATTATGCACTTCCCTGCGCGCTTTATGTTATAAAAAAGAAATTCCCATACCACAACTATGAAATGGTATCGAACTCGTCTTTTAACATAGAGGAAGAGGTAATGAATGACTTGTGTGATTTCGGATTCATGTGTACAGAGCCTTTGCTTGAAGAGTTGGAAGTAATGAAGGTTGGCAATGACGAATTGGTTTTGGTTGCACTCAATTCGGATCAATTTCCCGATTCCGTTTCAATCAAGGATGTGGTCAAACTGCCGTTCATAATGCTTACTGAAAAATTCAACATAAGAAGAAAAATTTTGGACGAGTTCAAGAAGGCGGGATTTGGCTTTAACGATTTAAATACAGTATTTAGCCTTGATTCAATGGAATCAGTAAAAGCTTCGGTCCAAAAGGGTTATGGGGTATCGGTTGTGCCGTATATGGCTGTAAAGAAGGAATTGTATACAAAGAAGCTTAAAGTCATTGATATCGTGGATAGAGATTTGAAATATGACATATTCTTCATACACAAGAAGGGTACGGATTCCAACACCGTTGAGAAGGAGTTTATGGAAAGATTTAAGGAATTAGGGAAGAAAAGCTTCTGCTGA
- a CDS encoding YeeE/YedE family protein yields the protein MTETNNTQSSLSSRRSSRPTRTRKPKKSQLPKAYITLGVVIAIGLGLSFISETLALFWIIGLGFGFVLQKAKFCFTASMRDPYLTGSTSVTRAVLIAFAITTVGFTAIKYGYFIKGLPIPGMSYVVPISFATAAGAFIFGIGMVIAGGCASGTLMRVGEGFAMQVLSLIFFIIGSLWGAHDFGWWKLNVISKGKAVFLPDVFGWFGAVVIQLLLLAALYIAAEKWEHRNDEAL from the coding sequence ATGACAGAAACTAACAACACCCAATCTTCGTTGAGCAGCAGAAGATCCTCAAGACCCACTCGTACTAGAAAACCCAAAAAAAGCCAGCTTCCAAAGGCTTATATAACCTTAGGGGTAGTCATAGCGATTGGTTTGGGGCTCAGTTTCATATCTGAGACGCTTGCATTATTCTGGATCATAGGATTAGGCTTTGGCTTCGTACTTCAAAAAGCTAAATTCTGTTTCACAGCATCCATGAGAGACCCCTATCTGACCGGCAGCACAAGTGTAACCCGCGCCGTCTTAATTGCTTTCGCAATAACGACCGTCGGCTTTACTGCCATCAAATACGGCTACTTCATTAAAGGCTTGCCGATTCCCGGCATGAGCTACGTTGTACCTATCAGCTTTGCTACTGCAGCAGGCGCATTCATCTTTGGGATTGGCATGGTCATAGCAGGCGGTTGCGCCTCCGGAACTCTTATGAGAGTCGGCGAAGGTTTTGCCATGCAAGTCTTGTCTCTTATCTTCTTCATTATAGGCTCCCTATGGGGCGCACATGACTTCGGATGGTGGAAATTAAACGTCATCTCCAAAGGAAAAGCAGTATTCCTTCCGGATGTTTTCGGATGGTTCGGAGCGGTTGTAATTCAATTGCTTCTTTTGGCAGCTCTATATATAGCTGCTGAAAAATGGGAACACAGAAACGACGAAGCTCTCTAA
- a CDS encoding sulfurtransferase TusA family protein, which produces MAKEYELDCMGEACPVPLIKLENKLNELEIGDLVIVQIDHSCAMKNVPEWARKQGHNVEIEEVDDGEWEVFVEKAV; this is translated from the coding sequence ATGGCTAAAGAATACGAATTGGATTGCATGGGTGAAGCGTGCCCGGTGCCTTTGATTAAATTGGAAAACAAGTTGAACGAACTCGAAATCGGTGATCTCGTAATCGTTCAAATCGACCACAGCTGCGCAATGAAAAATGTTCCCGAGTGGGCAAGAAAGCAAGGCCACAACGTTGAAATCGAAGAAGTAGACGACGGCGAATGGGAAGTATTCGTAGAAAAAGCAGTATAA